The following are encoded together in the Juglans microcarpa x Juglans regia isolate MS1-56 chromosome 2D, Jm3101_v1.0, whole genome shotgun sequence genome:
- the LOC121249744 gene encoding LOW QUALITY PROTEIN: pectinesterase 31 (The sequence of the model RefSeq protein was modified relative to this genomic sequence to represent the inferred CDS: inserted 1 base in 1 codon), whose translation MAAACVITVSQDGNGDYGTVQDAIDAVPLGNTRRTVIRVAPGIYKQPVYVPKTKNFITLASLNPEDTVLTWHNTASQIDHHQGSRVIGTGTFGCGSTIVEGEDFIAENITFENSSPQGSGQAVAIRVTADRSAFYNCRFLGWQDTLYLHHGKQYLKDCYIEGSVDFIFGNSTALLEHCHIHCKSAGFITAQSRKSSQETTGYVFLRCVITGNGGTPYACLGRPWXPFGRVVFAYTYMDACIKHVGWDNWGKAENERSACFYEYRCFGPGSCPSKRVTWARELVDEEAEQFIMHHFIDPDPERPWLAQKMALRIPYSA comes from the exons ATGGCTGCGGCATGTGTAATAACGGTGTCACAGGATGGGAACGGGGATTATGGCACGGTGCAGGATGCAATAGACGCGGTGCCACTCGGCAATACGCGTCGGACGGTGATTCGCGTCGCGCCGGGCATCTACAAGCAGCCGGTGTACGTGCCGAAGACCAAGAACTTCATCACTCTCGCTAGTCTCAACCCCGAGGATACCGTGCTCACCTGGCACAACACCGCCTCCCAAATTGACCACCACCAG GGCTCTCGGGTGATCGGGACTGGAACGTTTGGTTGTGGAAGCACTATTGTGGAAGGGGAGGATTTCATTGCTGagaatattacttttgaaaactcTTCTCCTCAG GGTTCTGGCCAAGCTGTGGCAATTAGAGTAACAGCCGATCGATCCGCCTTCTATAATTGCAGATTTCTTGGGTGGCAG GATACTTTGTACCTGCATCATggaaaacaatatttaaaagattGCTATATCGAAGGAAGTGTGGATTTCATTTTTGGCAATAGCACTGCACTCTTGGAGCATTGTCATATCCACTGCAAATCTGCAGGATTCATAACTGCACAAAGCAGAAAATCCTCTCAGGAGACAACTGGTTATGTTTTCTTAAG ATGTGTTATCACTGGCAATGGAGGAACTCCGTATGCATGTCTTGGACGACCAT GTCCTTTTGGAAGGGTGGTCTTTGCATACACATATATGGATGCATGTATCAAACATGTTGGGTGGGACAACTGGGGCAAAgcagagaatgagagaagtgCTTGCTTTTATGAATACAG GTGTTTTGGGCCAGGGAGTTGCCCTTCAAAACGGGTCACATGGGCTAGAGAATTGGTAGATGAAGAAGCAGAACAATTCATCATGCATCATTTCATTGACCCGGATCCAGAAAGACCTTGGCTTGCCCAGAAAATGGCCTTGAGGATTCCATATTCTGCTTAG